The Lemur catta isolate mLemCat1 chromosome X, mLemCat1.pri, whole genome shotgun sequence genome has a window encoding:
- the LOC123628235 gene encoding uncharacterized protein CXorf49-like has product MSSSDEVSVSGAAFGLEGGERASVCPASPGARGPGLDLDLGAPRGGEGQGEGEGEGALADPEGFEAEREVIEGGGAELWGREGRPGTTTDQMWEEPDYESLLADESVAIVQPLSDWAVRGVGTHPSSEGWDAQVSTVWPDLQAGPTGRGALAPSAAPLPLLVPRKVRARGYPKRGAKSRPTVGGRDPQRPSEQGLVELPSDPESPDEFSEVPMRVSIYPKGGDHGVPGSPEQPGDTLRHSILLVREDFLPMPGPFVTSAPQGLTSGTERQAVGELHSSSSNLPQAAPRKKVAQEKMGPGAASDLALGGAFPPWGRRLSAVALEPATFPPVVGVPLLGTAQRCSLLSSGPKQSKPSSTGKKSVPRKAKEPQPVARDADDPNSDPVPKAQMTRPSSSCLPTLPLPGTRIFTLSLAQGLSLGVLPRPRSGQTSLHMHRGEFSSDDPNTRAPQAPGNSQATALSQGGVTPRGPAPSSDQEPPVHAPRPERQQEPPGAQDCPECAELEREIDDLKERLAAMESILEKFQAI; this is encoded by the exons GAGCGCGGGGCCCCGGCCTAGACCTCGATCTGGGGGCGCCGCGGGGCGGCGAGGGCCAGGGCGAGGGCGAGGGCGAGGGCGCCCTTGCAGACCCCGAGGGCTTCGAGGCTGAACGGGAAGTGATAGAGGGGGGAGGGGCCGAGCTCTGGGGCCGGGAAGGCCGGCCCGGCACCACGACTGACCAGATGTGGGAAGAACCGGACTACGAGTCCCTCCTGGCTGACGAGTCTGTGGCCATCGTGCAGCCGCTGAGCGACTGGGCTGTCCGGGGCGTCGGCACACACCCGTCCTCAGAAGGATGGGACGCCCAAGTGTCCACAGTGTGGCCGGACCTACAAGCAGGTCCCACTGGTAGAGGCGCGCTGGCCCCGTCTGccgcccctctccccctcctcgtGCCCCGGAAAGTCCGGGCCCGCGGGTACCCGAAAAGAGGCGCTAAAAGTAGGCCGACCGTGGGCGGCAGGGATCCCCAGCGGCCCTCCGAGCAAGGCCTGGTCGAGCTGCCTTCCGACCCCGAGTCACCAGATGAGTTCAGCGAGGTACCGATGAGGGTGAGCATTTACCCCAAAGGAGGAGACCATGGAGTGCCCGGCAGCCCCGAGCAACCTGGGGACACACTCAGACACTCGATTTTGCTTGTCAGGGAGGATTTCCTTCCCATGCCAGGCCCTTTCGTGACCTCTGCTCCCCAAGGACTCACTTCAGGCACGGAAAGGCAGGCCGTGGGAGAGCTGCACAGCTCTTCCTCTAA CCTGCCCCAGGCTGCTCCTAGGAAGAAGGTGGCGCAGGAGAAGATGGGCCCAGGGGCTGCCTCAGACTTGGCCCTGGGGGGAGCCTTTCCTCCATGGGGGCGGAGACTCTCTGCAGTTGCCCTGGAACCGGCCACCTTTCCCCCAGTCGTGGGTGTTCCACTGCTTGGAACGGCCCAAAGATGTTCGTTGCTCTCATCTGGACCAAAACAGTCCAAGCCCAGCAGCACTGGGAAGAAATCTGTGCCTAGGAAGGCAAAGGAACCCCAGCCGGTGGCCAGAGATGCTGATGACCCAAATAGCGATCCAGTCCCAAAGGCCCAAATGACTAGgccatcctcctcctgtctccccacacttcccctccccgGCACACGCATCTTTACTCTGTCCCTTGCTCAAGGCCTGTCCTTGGGTGTC cttccaaGGCCCAGGTCAGGGCAGACTTCCCTGCACATGCATCGTGGAGAATTCAGCAGTGACGACCCCAACACCAGAGCCCCTCAAGCTCCAGGAAACTCACAGGCCACTGCCCTGAGCCAGGGAGGCGTCAcgcccagaggccctgcaccctcca GTGATCAGGAGCCACCTGTCCATGCCCCAAGACCGGAAAGGCAGCAGGAACCACCGGGAGCACAGGACTGTCCTGAG TGTGCcgagctggagagagagatagaCGACCTTAAAGAGCGACTAG CGGCCATGGAGAGCATCCTTGAAAAGTTCCAGGCCATCTga